Below is a genomic region from Methanobacterium sp..
TCTATGGACGAATTTATGATGATTATAATAAGAACAATTAAAGGTAGAATCACCAGTATCATTGATAATATAATTGAAACAGTCTCAAATTTTAAATAAGGAAGCATTTTTTTTGATATTGGCCGGATTCCATATGCAAATACTGCACCTAGAATAATCGCGCTAAATACGGGGGTTAACACGAAAAATGACATGAGGAGCAAAACTGCTACAACAAATATTGCCGATGTCAATGTACCTTTTATTCTGTAATTCATGTTATCTACTTTGTGTTAAATACTCATATTGATTATTTTTTGAATTTAAGATGGTCTAAATATCATGCTTGATACCTGATGCATCTCTTTTGTATTTTCCAAATTCGGTAATTAACCTTACTTCATCTGTCCAGAAAACAGGGCCTTCTGCACATATCCTCCACCCAGTATCATCAACGCAGCACTGCCCGCATATTCCGATGCCGCATTTCATATAACGTTCCATTGAAAACTGAGCCGGGATTTTTAGTTTATCTACTATTTCAAAGACCCCTTTCATCATTATCTCAGGGCCGCAGGTCACCACCATATCATAGTCCTTTTCTTTAATGATCTCTTCCATAAATTCAGTGGCAAACCCGCAGAATCCAAAACTCCCGTCATCGGTACATGCATAAGCGTTGACATCAACTGCCCTAAGTTCATCCATGAATAAAAGTTCATTTTTTGTGGTGGCTGCACTTATAACATCTACATCCGCGCCTCTATCACGTGCTTCGTTCACGAAAGCTGATATGGGTGCCATTCCAACTCCTCCTCCCACTGCAAGGATTTTAGATCCAGTTATTTCAAATCCGCGCCCATAAGGTCCTCTAAGGCCGAGTTTATCTCCAACTTGGAGGGAATGGATAGCTTCTGTAAATGGGCCTATATTTTTAATAGATATACCTATTTCTTCTTTTATGGGGTCAATTAATGATACTGACATTGGTTTTTCATCATGAAAATTCCATAACATCATGAACTGCCCTGGCTTTGCAGGTTCGCCGTCCCAATTGAAAATGAACGTTTTAATGGTATCAGTTTCTTCAATTATCCTTTTGATTTCAACAACTTTTGGAGCATGCATGTTATCTGCCTTAAAAATGTGTTTAAATTTAATAATCTGTTAAGTTTATTTATGAATTATTTGTGGGCTATTCCCACCATTTCATCTATGGATTCATATCCTTTATTGTACATGAATTTTTTCATCCCGTCGGTGATTTCTTTGAAAATATCCAGTCCTTTATACATGATGGAGGTACCAATTTGAACGCACCTTGCGCCGGCAAATATAAATTCTATGGCGTCTCTGTAATCTGATATACCGCCTACGCCAACTACTGGAATTTCAACTGCATCATACACATCAAAGACGCACCTAAGTGCAACTGGTTTTATGGCAGGTCCTGATAATCCTCCAAATTTGTTTGAGAGAATCGGATTTGCAGTATCTAAATCTATTTTCATTCCAGGACCGAGGGAATTTATGAGTGTAAGCCCATCACAACCTGCTTTTTCAGCACTTAATGCAATTTCAACAATATCTGTAACATTAGGTGTTAATTTTGCAATTACTGGGATTTCCACCGTATTTTTAACAGCTTTTACTATTTCTCCTGTTAATTTGGGGTCTGCACCTATTGAAGCGCCGCACCCTTTTTTGGCATGTGGACATGAGACATTTAATTCAATTATGTCCACCAGATTTTCCACTTTAGCTGCAATTTGTGAGAATTCTTCGGCAGATGCACCATAGATAGAAGCGATTGTCGGCGTTGTTTTTTCGATTTTCTCTAATTCTCCGTAAAATGTATCTACGCCTGGATTTGAAAGGCCTATAGCATTTATAATGCCGCCTGTAACTTCAACGGTTGT
It encodes:
- a CDS encoding dihydroorotate dehydrogenase electron transfer subunit is translated as MHAPKVVEIKRIIEETDTIKTFIFNWDGEPAKPGQFMMLWNFHDEKPMSVSLIDPIKEEIGISIKNIGPFTEAIHSLQVGDKLGLRGPYGRGFEITGSKILAVGGGVGMAPISAFVNEARDRGADVDVISAATTKNELLFMDELRAVDVNAYACTDDGSFGFCGFATEFMEEIIKEKDYDMVVTCGPEIMMKGVFEIVDKLKIPAQFSMERYMKCGIGICGQCCVDDTGWRICAEGPVFWTDEVRLITEFGKYKRDASGIKHDI
- a CDS encoding dihydroorotate dehydrogenase is translated as MLEVELCDIKMKNPTMLAAGVLGSTAASLNWAARSGAGAVVTKSFGLHPNKGYVNPTTVEVTGGIINAIGLSNPGVDTFYGELEKIEKTTPTIASIYGASAEEFSQIAAKVENLVDIIELNVSCPHAKKGCGASIGADPKLTGEIVKAVKNTVEIPVIAKLTPNVTDIVEIALSAEKAGCDGLTLINSLGPGMKIDLDTANPILSNKFGGLSGPAIKPVALRCVFDVYDAVEIPVVGVGGISDYRDAIEFIFAGARCVQIGTSIMYKGLDIFKEITDGMKKFMYNKGYESIDEMVGIAHK